From one Wenzhouxiangella sp. XN201 genomic stretch:
- the cls gene encoding cardiolipin synthase, protein MQWCFMNWRGKFRRLVTVSAIVLFAHLIGFATSLHALMGVRTAPGTVAWVVSLNAIPYVAVPAYWLFGRNGIDDYVQIRRRRVSSLNQSLESHLSELEPFRAEWSEHEPGLRAVEQLAHIPFVDRNRAELLIDGKAIFESIFDGIDAAEDYLLVQFYILSDDQRGRELQQKLIRKAQEGVRIYVLFDSIGSLDLSRSYIDELIDAGVEIRSFLQHDSWLDRLQLNFRNHRKLVVADGKVGWVGGMNIGDEYESAGWRDAQVRIEGPAVLNLQLSFLEDWRWVTEDLPVVSWQPHPAGDAGVPILVIPSGPADEFETASLMVQQFIHMAEQRIWISSPYFVPDEGVVGALKLAALGGVDVRLLLPEHTDSRLVGLAAHRYMDALTAAGVRIFRYQPGLMHAKVFLIDDRGAAISTANMDNRSFRLNFELTALVADPEFAIEVGKMFEVDFANSREMEDDAVADMSLWFRLASRGANLLAPVL, encoded by the coding sequence GGGTTGTCTCACTCAACGCGATTCCTTACGTGGCAGTACCTGCTTACTGGCTGTTCGGGCGGAACGGAATTGATGACTATGTTCAGATAAGACGTCGGCGCGTGTCTTCTCTGAACCAGTCGCTGGAATCCCACCTGTCAGAACTGGAACCATTTCGGGCCGAATGGAGTGAGCATGAGCCCGGGCTACGTGCGGTCGAACAACTGGCGCACATACCGTTCGTCGACAGAAACCGGGCCGAGTTGCTGATCGACGGAAAAGCAATCTTCGAAAGCATCTTCGACGGCATCGATGCCGCCGAGGACTACCTGCTGGTGCAGTTCTATATCTTGAGTGACGACCAAAGAGGTCGGGAGCTGCAACAGAAGCTGATCCGGAAAGCGCAAGAGGGCGTGCGGATCTACGTATTGTTCGACAGCATAGGAAGCCTCGATCTGAGTCGGTCGTACATAGATGAGCTCATCGATGCTGGCGTCGAAATTCGTTCGTTTCTTCAACACGATAGCTGGCTCGACCGCTTGCAGCTGAATTTTCGTAACCACCGAAAGCTCGTCGTCGCTGACGGAAAGGTCGGTTGGGTGGGAGGCATGAATATTGGGGACGAATACGAATCTGCGGGCTGGCGGGACGCACAGGTGCGAATAGAAGGGCCGGCGGTGTTGAACCTGCAACTGTCATTTCTCGAAGACTGGCGCTGGGTCACAGAGGATTTGCCTGTTGTCTCCTGGCAACCGCACCCGGCAGGCGATGCCGGGGTGCCAATACTGGTCATTCCCTCTGGACCCGCCGACGAGTTTGAAACCGCCAGCCTGATGGTGCAGCAATTCATCCACATGGCCGAGCAGCGGATCTGGATATCCAGCCCCTATTTTGTCCCCGACGAAGGCGTTGTCGGAGCCTTGAAGTTGGCCGCGCTGGGCGGGGTGGACGTGCGTCTGTTGCTGCCCGAACACACGGACAGTCGCCTGGTTGGCCTGGCCGCGCACAGGTACATGGATGCCCTGACTGCCGCCGGTGTCCGGATTTTCCGCTACCAGCCGGGGCTGATGCACGCTAAAGTATTCCTGATCGACGACCGAGGGGCTGCTATCAGCACGGCGAACATGGACAACCGATCGTTCCGCCTGAACTTTGAGTTGACCGCGCTGGTTGCCGACCCGGAATTCGCCATCGAGGTCGGGAAGATGTTCGAGGTCGATTTCGCCAATTCACGCGAAATGGAAGACGATGCAGTTGCAGATATGTCTCTTTGGTTTCGCCTTGCTTCCCGGGGAGCGAATCTGTTAGCGCCGGTGCTTTGA